The [Clostridium] celerecrescens 18A genomic sequence CACTGCTTTGGTGTTCCGCCCATGATTTCCGTTGCCGCCGCTGCTGCCATTGCGGAAGCAGCGCCAACCTCAGCCTGACAGCCGGCCTGTGCACCGGCCACGGTAGCATTCCGCATAATCAGATAACCAACCGCGCTTGCTGTAAAAAGGCCATCAATGATCTGTTCGTGATCTAAGGAAAACTCTTCCTCCAAAGCAAGCAGCAGTCCGGGCAGAACTCCGGAACTTCCTGCCGTGGGCGCCGCTACAATAAGGCCCATGGAAGCATTTACTTCCAAAACAGCCAGAGAATAGGTAATCGCCTTGGACAGCATGCTTCCGCATATGGATTTTCCTGATCTTCTTCTGTTGCGTACCTTTGCAGCTTCTCCCCCAATCAAGCCGCCGATGGAAGCCACCGGCTCATCTAACGGCTTATGACAGGCTTCCTTCATGATCCGGTAAGCTTCTTTCATCCGGCTTATGGTCTCTTCCGGATCGGCACCGAACTCACTGGCTTCCCGTTTCCGCATCACTTCTGAAATCCGGCAGTGATTTTCCTCACACAATTTCAACAATTCACTTCCTGATATAAAGTCCATAATAGCCTCCTAAACCTGTATAAGCATAACATCTTCTACTTTCGGGTGTTCCCGCAGCTTATCCAGTAATTCCTGTGGGATTTCCTCATCAGACTCCACCACAGAGTAAGCAGTCGCCCCTTTCTGTTCCCGGAACAGACGCATGAAAGCAATATTTACATTGCGCTCACTTAAACTGGTGGCAATATAGGCCACCATGCCGGGATAGTCCAGGTGACGTATAACCAGAGTGGAATATTCTCCAGTAAAGTCTACATCAATGCCGTTGATCCTGATAATTTTAACTTTACCGCCTCCTAATGAGACACCGCGGACCGATATCGTTCCGCCCATTTCTCCAGACACATGGATCTCTACTGTGTTTGGATGAACTTCTGTTTCTTTTTCATCCACTCGGAAGGAATACTTTATCCCGCATTCATCAGCCAGTTGGAAGGAATTTTTAATTCTCAGATCATAAGTCTCAAACCCTAGGATGCCGCCAAGAAGCGCGCGGTCGGTTCCATGGCCTTTGTAGGTCTTTGCAAAAGAACCGTATAAAACAAACTCCACTTCGCTAATGGGTTCGTTGAACATTTTTTTAACCAGAAGAGCAATTGCCACAGCACCCGCAGTATGGGAACTGGATGGCCCTACCATATTAGGGCCTATTACCTCGAAAATACTGATAGACGGCATAAACAGCCTTCTCCTTTCGCAATCACCTTAACCTTTGTTGTCTTTCTTAATATATTTGTGGTAATACAAATCAACCAGCGCACTGATCGCATTATCTCCGGATACGTTACATGCAGTTCCAAAGCTGTCCTGTGCAATATACATTGCCTGAAGAAGGCTGGCAATATCTCCTACTGCAGGGATTCCGACGATTGGGAAGAATGGAGTCGCCGTAAAAATAGAACCGCCCGGAGCTCCCGGAGATGCAACTAAGGCTACTCCCAGTACACAGATAAATGGGAACAGGGTAAGGAATCCATGAGGCATGCCGTAAATGAGCAAAGTTGCGGTCACACAGCAGGTAATTGTGATCATGGAACCTGCCATATGAATGTTAGCGCAAAGCGGAACTACGAAGTTACGGATTTCTTCTGAAATACCATTGCTTTCCGCACATTTAATATTAACCGGAATGGTAGCCGCAGAAGACTGGGTACCAATCGCAGTCAGATAGCCTGGTAACTGGTTCTTTAACATGGTAAACGGATTTCTTTTTGTCAATATACCTGCTAAGGTAAAGGCTGCAAGGAGATAGATTAAATGAAGCAGTATCACGATCACGAATACCTTCCAAAGCACTGACATAATCGCGAATGTAGTTCCCTGATATGTCATCTTGGCAAAGGTTCCGCAGATATACAAAGGGAGAATTGGAATGATCACCCGGTTCAGTACCTTTGTAATGATCTCGGAAAATTCTTTGATCACATGATACAGGGCATCTCCGATTTCTTTGCCCCGCATGGTGCTGATGCATACTCCCAGTACAAAGGCCAGTACAACAGCAGCGGTTGTTTCAAGTAACGGTGTAATGGTCAGGGAAAAATATCCGCTGATCGCCTTATCACTTGCAGAAGCAACTTTTGCAACGACCTCTTCATTCACAAAAGAAGGAAAAAACGAACTGGCTACCGCATAAGCTGCACTTCCTGCCAGCAATGTGGAAGCATAGGAAATGGCTGCGGTAAATGCCAGCAGCTTTCCGGCTCCCTGAGATAAGTCTGCGATTCCCATAGTAACAAAAGCCACTACCATAAGCGGGATGATAAACATTAAAAATTGTTTAAACAAATCTGATACTGTAATCAATATCGAAGTTACAAAACTGGGACAGTACATACCAATTAAAATACCAATGATGATTGCAATAATCAGCCTTGGTACCAGTCCCAGCTTCTTTCTCTTTTTACTTTCCTCCATATCAATACCTTCCTTTCATACGAATAAAATAAATTTTATTGTATTCATTTATATGATGTAATTTATTTTATCATAGATGCTTTTAAAATGCAATATTATTATGTTTTTCTAACAATTAAACAAAAAAATCTGCAGAGATTTTCATTATCAACCGTTTCCGCTGTATTAATGTTTATTCATTCTTTTTTTCTGTAGCTACTCCCACATTCCGAATGTGCATATATACGGTGTTTTTCGATATTCCAAGATAGTCAGCTACTTTTACAACCGCATCTTTCATGGTAAAAACTCCCTGTTGATGCAGGGAATTAATGATTTCCTTATTTTTAAGAGACGGAAGTATCCCGTCATCTGCCAATACCGTTTTCCGAACCTCCTGGACCTTGCTGAAAATTAATTCATCCATATTCTTAGCAAAGGTTTCAGTTTTAACCAGGGAATGAGTAGATATTGCGGGGATATAGCTGGTCAGAATCTCAGAAAAACCTGTATTCAAATAAAAATTGATACATAAAAGACCGATAATTCGTTTTTCCTCTCCCCTCACCACAATGGTGGAGGATTTTAATGGTTCTCCTTTTTTGTTCTTGGTAAAATAGGAGATATAGCTTTTTTCGCCATCCTTTTCAATTTCTTCCAGCATCTGAATGGCCAGGTCCGTAATCGGCATTCCTTCCGTACGTCCTGTGTGGTGTCCATTGATGATCTTTATGACGGAATGCTCCGTATCCTCCAGACTATGAAGCACCATCTCATAGCCTCCCCCCAGATAATCTGCAAGCCCTTCCATCATGATCTTATAGGATTCCAGTATAATTCGGTCAATCAGTGTTAAGTGTACATTATGATCCTTCATTGTATTCATCCCCTACATTCATTTTTTAAGGAATAATGCATTATTTTT encodes the following:
- the sdaAA gene encoding L-serine ammonia-lyase, iron-sulfur-dependent, subunit alpha, which encodes MDFISGSELLKLCEENHCRISEVMRKREASEFGADPEETISRMKEAYRIMKEACHKPLDEPVASIGGLIGGEAAKVRNRRRSGKSICGSMLSKAITYSLAVLEVNASMGLIVAAPTAGSSGVLPGLLLALEEEFSLDHEQIIDGLFTASAVGYLIMRNATVAGAQAGCQAEVGAASAMAAAAATEIMGGTPKQCMDAASSAIVNLLGLVCDPVAGLVEYPCQSRNVLGASNALVCAEMALSGVEQFIPFDQTVDTMMMVGRSIPFELRETSLGGCAATEAACRRTCEIFKTK
- the sdaAB gene encoding L-serine ammonia-lyase, iron-sulfur-dependent subunit beta, whose product is MPSISIFEVIGPNMVGPSSSHTAGAVAIALLVKKMFNEPISEVEFVLYGSFAKTYKGHGTDRALLGGILGFETYDLRIKNSFQLADECGIKYSFRVDEKETEVHPNTVEIHVSGEMGGTISVRGVSLGGGKVKIIRINGIDVDFTGEYSTLVIRHLDYPGMVAYIATSLSERNVNIAFMRLFREQKGATAYSVVESDEEIPQELLDKLREHPKVEDVMLIQV
- a CDS encoding dicarboxylate/amino acid:cation symporter encodes the protein MEESKKRKKLGLVPRLIIAIIIGILIGMYCPSFVTSILITVSDLFKQFLMFIIPLMVVAFVTMGIADLSQGAGKLLAFTAAISYASTLLAGSAAYAVASSFFPSFVNEEVVAKVASASDKAISGYFSLTITPLLETTAAVVLAFVLGVCISTMRGKEIGDALYHVIKEFSEIITKVLNRVIIPILPLYICGTFAKMTYQGTTFAIMSVLWKVFVIVILLHLIYLLAAFTLAGILTKRNPFTMLKNQLPGYLTAIGTQSSAATIPVNIKCAESNGISEEIRNFVVPLCANIHMAGSMITITCCVTATLLIYGMPHGFLTLFPFICVLGVALVASPGAPGGSIFTATPFFPIVGIPAVGDIASLLQAMYIAQDSFGTACNVSGDNAISALVDLYYHKYIKKDNKG
- a CDS encoding helix-turn-helix transcriptional regulator, which produces MKDHNVHLTLIDRIILESYKIMMEGLADYLGGGYEMVLHSLEDTEHSVIKIINGHHTGRTEGMPITDLAIQMLEEIEKDGEKSYISYFTKNKKGEPLKSSTIVVRGEEKRIIGLLCINFYLNTGFSEILTSYIPAISTHSLVKTETFAKNMDELIFSKVQEVRKTVLADDGILPSLKNKEIINSLHQQGVFTMKDAVVKVADYLGISKNTVYMHIRNVGVATEKKNE